One region of Calditrichota bacterium genomic DNA includes:
- a CDS encoding aldehyde dehydrogenase family protein — translation FGHTVPSELPNKFNMTMRIPIGVAGVISPWNFPMAIPTWKIFPALLTGNTVVFKPASDTPATATKLVEIFLDAGVPPQAINLVHGTGNGVGIPIVEHPDIDLISFTGSSAVGKIISQKAGKDLKRVSLELGGKNAQIVMDDADLTLALEGVLWGAFGTTGQRCTATSRLIVHEKVYNTFIDRLVESASKLKLGNGLDESVDVGPVINAAAREKIHGYVEIGKKEGATLLLGGEYAEEGDLKKGFFYKPTIFVDVKPEMRIAQEEIFGPVLSVIKVKDFDEAIRVINGVVYGLSSSIYTQDINLAYKAMRDIQAGITYINGPTIGAECHMPFGGVKETGNGHREGGWAVYDFFSEVKTIYVDFSGKLQRAQIDNR, via the coding sequence TTCGGGCATACCGTTCCCTCCGAATTACCCAATAAATTTAATATGACCATGCGTATTCCGATTGGCGTGGCAGGGGTTATTTCACCCTGGAATTTCCCAATGGCTATTCCTACATGGAAAATTTTTCCGGCCCTTCTCACTGGCAACACGGTCGTCTTTAAACCTGCCAGTGATACCCCGGCAACGGCCACCAAATTGGTTGAAATTTTCCTGGATGCCGGCGTCCCGCCACAGGCCATTAACCTGGTCCACGGAACAGGTAATGGAGTCGGCATCCCAATTGTTGAACATCCGGATATCGACCTGATTTCATTTACCGGTTCGTCTGCCGTCGGCAAAATTATCTCCCAGAAAGCGGGTAAAGATTTGAAACGCGTTTCTCTCGAATTGGGCGGTAAGAATGCACAAATCGTGATGGATGATGCCGATCTAACCCTGGCTCTTGAAGGTGTTTTGTGGGGGGCTTTTGGAACAACCGGTCAAAGATGTACGGCCACCAGCCGGCTTATCGTGCACGAAAAAGTTTACAACACATTCATTGACAGGCTTGTTGAGAGTGCATCCAAGCTGAAGCTCGGAAACGGCCTGGATGAATCCGTGGATGTGGGACCCGTGATTAATGCTGCGGCCCGGGAAAAAATTCACGGATATGTGGAAATTGGCAAAAAAGAGGGCGCAACCCTGCTGCTGGGCGGTGAATACGCCGAAGAAGGTGATCTCAAAAAGGGTTTCTTCTACAAGCCGACTATCTTTGTGGATGTCAAACCTGAGATGAGAATTGCGCAGGAAGAGATATTTGGCCCGGTTCTTTCGGTCATCAAGGTAAAGGATTTTGACGAGGCCATACGCGTTATAAACGGCGTGGTTTACGGACTCTCATCTTCAATTTATACCCAAGACATCAATCTGGCATACAAGGCCATGCGCGACATCCAGGCAGGTATCACCTATATCAACGGGCCGACAATCGGTGCCGAATGCCATATGCCGTTTGGCGGGGTAAAAGAGACAGGCAATGGCCACCGCGAAGGCGGCTGGGCAGTGTATGATTTCTTTTCAGAAGTAAAAACCATTTACGTTGATTTTAGCGGAAAATTGCAGCGTGCTCAGATAGACAACCGGTGA
- the rsmI gene encoding 16S rRNA (cytidine(1402)-2'-O)-methyltransferase, whose product MVSTPIGNLEDITLRALRILKEADLIAAEDTRKTNFLLSHYKISTPTISFYSYNQVKKTPELLDFLSQGKSLALVTDAGTPGISDPAYYLVTRAIQAGVTLVPVPGPTAFIAGLIASGLPTRRFVFEGFLPLKKGRKTRLMQLAQDERTIVLYESPHRIQRTLDDILKYFGDRHIVIARELTKLFEEFIRGKLSQVIMQLSEKKLKGELVLIIEGNANFTKEGINSWNMLKRKN is encoded by the coding sequence CTGGTCAGTACGCCCATTGGCAACCTGGAAGACATCACGCTCCGGGCGTTACGCATTTTGAAAGAAGCAGACCTGATTGCGGCTGAGGATACCCGTAAAACAAATTTTCTTTTAAGCCACTATAAAATATCGACGCCGACGATCAGTTTTTATTCGTACAATCAGGTAAAAAAGACGCCTGAGCTGCTCGATTTTTTATCGCAGGGGAAATCCCTTGCATTGGTCACCGATGCGGGAACGCCGGGTATTTCTGACCCGGCATACTATCTGGTCACCCGCGCCATTCAGGCCGGGGTGACACTTGTTCCGGTTCCCGGACCAACGGCATTTATTGCCGGATTGATTGCATCCGGGCTTCCGACACGGCGTTTCGTATTTGAGGGATTTTTGCCCCTCAAAAAGGGGAGAAAAACGCGGTTGATGCAATTGGCGCAAGACGAACGCACCATCGTTCTATACGAATCCCCCCATCGGATTCAACGAACATTGGACGATATTCTAAAATATTTCGGAGATCGTCATATCGTGATTGCCCGTGAGTTAACCAAACTATTTGAGGAATTTATTCGCGGGAAGCTGTCTCAGGTTATCATGCAATTGTCTGAAAAAAAATTAAAAGGGGAGCTCGTACTTATAATCGAAGGAAATGCAAATTTCACGAAAGAAGGAATCAACTCTTGGAACATGCTGAAAAGAAAAAACTAA
- a CDS encoding L-lysine 6-transaminase — MIHVKPDDVLSVLSKYMLVDGFDIVIDLEKSHGSYMVDARDGSEYLDFFSFFATNPLGFNHPKMTTEEFKQKLVRASIQKPSNSDFYTVEMAEFVETFFQIAVPDYFKYVFFIDGGALAVENALKAAFDWKVRKNFAKGYTEEKGHQVIHFMEAFHGRSGYTLSLTNTADPRKTQYFAKFNWPRVLNPKITFPLTLERLEEVKAAEDESIRQINEAIENNPDDIAAIIIEPIQGEGGDNHFRPEFFKQLRTLADENDILLIFDEVQTGVGLTGKMWAHEHFGVQPDILVFGKKTQVCGILVTDRIDEVENNVFKESSRINSTWGGNLTDMVRSQRYFEIIAEDNLVDHAAKMGAYFFERMQALEDEFPELISNVRAKGLFAAFTLPNEAIRDRVFTQAHENKVIVLKSGHDSIRFRPPLTIQKNEIDQGFSVLRSVMKSL, encoded by the coding sequence ATGATACATGTAAAACCGGACGATGTCCTGAGTGTACTCAGCAAATACATGTTAGTCGATGGTTTCGACATTGTAATAGATTTGGAAAAAAGTCATGGCAGTTACATGGTGGATGCCAGGGACGGATCGGAATATCTGGACTTTTTCAGTTTTTTTGCAACCAATCCGTTAGGGTTTAATCATCCTAAAATGACAACGGAAGAATTTAAACAGAAGCTGGTACGAGCCTCTATTCAAAAGCCTTCGAATTCTGATTTTTACACGGTTGAGATGGCAGAATTTGTAGAAACCTTCTTTCAGATTGCCGTTCCGGATTACTTTAAATATGTGTTTTTTATTGACGGCGGTGCTCTGGCCGTGGAGAATGCCCTGAAGGCAGCCTTTGATTGGAAGGTTCGAAAGAATTTTGCCAAGGGCTATACAGAGGAGAAGGGGCATCAGGTCATTCATTTTATGGAGGCTTTTCATGGCAGAAGCGGATACACACTTTCTTTGACCAACACCGCTGACCCGCGAAAAACCCAATATTTCGCCAAATTTAACTGGCCAAGGGTTTTGAATCCCAAAATCACGTTTCCCTTAACACTTGAGCGCCTGGAGGAGGTAAAGGCTGCCGAGGATGAGAGCATTCGGCAAATTAATGAGGCCATCGAAAACAACCCCGACGATATTGCGGCTATTATTATTGAACCCATTCAAGGCGAAGGCGGAGACAATCATTTCCGACCGGAGTTTTTTAAACAGCTGCGCACCCTTGCTGATGAGAACGACATTCTCCTGATTTTTGACGAGGTTCAAACGGGTGTTGGACTCACCGGGAAAATGTGGGCTCACGAACATTTTGGCGTTCAACCAGACATTCTGGTATTCGGCAAGAAAACGCAGGTCTGCGGGATCTTGGTTACCGATCGCATTGATGAAGTTGAAAACAATGTCTTCAAAGAATCCAGTCGGATTAATTCAACGTGGGGCGGAAATCTGACGGATATGGTTCGTTCTCAGCGCTATTTTGAAATTATTGCCGAAGACAACCTGGTTGATCATGCGGCAAAAATGGGCGCCTATTTTTTCGAACGCATGCAGGCTCTTGAGGATGAATTTCCTGAATTAATCAGTAATGTTCGGGCAAAGGGGCTTTTTGCGGCATTCACCCTCCCCAACGAAGCGATTCGGGACCGGGTTTTTACTCAGGCGCATGAAAATAAAGTTATTGTTCTGAAAAGCGGTCACGATTCCATTCGTTTCCGGCCGCCTTTGACCATTCAAAAAAATGAAATCGATCAAGGCTTTTCAGTGCTTCGGTCGGTTATGAAATCGCTCTAA